Proteins from a single region of Candidatus Rubrimentiphilum sp.:
- a CDS encoding competence/damage-inducible protein A, translating into MPSVELIAIGTELLLGQLVDTNTPYIAGKLAEAGVDVFATRAVGDNRERIAAAVRAALERADGVITTGGLGPTVDDITKEAVCDALGLEAELDEPSLRNIEAVFAKSGRHMRENNRKQAFLPRGAIALENTQGTAPGFIIESNGRFVASMPGVPREMKPMLADSLVPWLHKRFDLTQHIRTRTLHTIDIAESEVDHRIADLFASLENPKIAVLAHQFRCDVKIMAKASSEEEAIALIAPVEHELLRRLNGHVYGVDEQTLPGAILVLLQQTHRTIAVAESCTGGAIAAALTSVPGSSKSFIGGVVAYDNAVKTQLLGVGEETLAKFGAVSEETAVQMAVGIRERLGTSLGLASTGVAGPKGGTPEKPIGLVWLALAEHSGARAVRLNLAGDRHAIQDRATTAALGLAWKTLAAGEPIRGLAS; encoded by the coding sequence ATGCCCTCCGTTGAGTTGATCGCGATCGGCACCGAGTTGCTGCTCGGCCAACTCGTTGACACCAACACGCCGTACATTGCCGGCAAACTCGCCGAAGCCGGCGTGGATGTTTTCGCAACGCGCGCCGTCGGCGACAATCGCGAACGCATCGCGGCGGCAGTTCGCGCGGCGCTTGAACGCGCGGACGGCGTGATTACAACCGGTGGCCTCGGCCCGACCGTGGACGACATAACAAAAGAAGCCGTCTGCGATGCGCTCGGACTCGAAGCCGAGCTCGACGAACCGTCGCTGCGAAACATCGAGGCCGTCTTCGCAAAAAGCGGCCGGCACATGCGCGAGAACAATCGCAAACAAGCGTTCCTTCCTCGCGGCGCAATCGCGTTAGAGAATACGCAAGGTACGGCGCCCGGCTTCATCATCGAGTCGAACGGGCGATTCGTGGCCAGCATGCCGGGCGTGCCGCGCGAGATGAAACCGATGCTCGCGGACAGCCTCGTTCCCTGGCTGCATAAGCGCTTCGACCTCACACAGCACATTCGCACGCGCACGCTGCACACCATCGACATCGCCGAGTCGGAAGTGGATCATCGCATCGCCGATCTCTTCGCGTCGCTCGAGAATCCGAAGATCGCCGTGCTCGCGCACCAGTTTCGCTGCGACGTTAAGATCATGGCAAAAGCCTCGTCGGAAGAAGAAGCGATCGCGCTGATCGCTCCGGTGGAACACGAATTGCTGCGCCGCCTGAACGGCCACGTGTACGGAGTCGACGAACAAACGCTGCCCGGCGCGATCCTCGTGCTGCTGCAGCAAACGCACCGCACGATCGCTGTTGCCGAGTCGTGCACCGGCGGCGCGATCGCCGCGGCGCTCACGAGCGTTCCGGGATCGTCCAAGAGTTTCATCGGCGGCGTCGTCGCGTACGACAACGCGGTAAAGACGCAGCTGCTCGGTGTCGGCGAAGAGACGCTCGCGAAGTTCGGCGCCGTCAGCGAAGAGACGGCAGTTCAAATGGCGGTGGGCATTCGCGAGCGGCTGGGCACATCGCTGGGGTTAGCGAGTACCGGCGTCGCCGGCCCCAAAGGTGGGACGCCCGAGAAGCCGATAGGGTTAGTGTGGCTCGCCCTTGCGGAACACAGCGGGGCCCGGGCGGTTCGATTGAACCTCGCGGGCGACCGGCACGCGATCCAGGACCGGGCGACGACCGCGGCCCTGGGCCTCGCCTGGAAAACCCTCGCGGCCGGGGAACCGATTAGGGGTCTTGCCTCGTAA
- a CDS encoding S8 family serine peptidase, with product MKFRTRLTAALTVLGMAILAACGGGGGGSSGGGGGGVVPSGPTPTNPAPSPTNTSSALASYVCRSNGTAQSIGHSTSVDTVSRRMPNTIAGAENEYVPGVVEIKYRSPVLAANRAEASQLIQRVGGELRSELDASAIGDRIQVVQVSPGNEDDAIRQLRASSIVESATRSAVRRMSSTTANFTNDPYFNGFAPANTPPFYMSATVPGMWDMHVICAANAWGYGTPNTTGSISPGALGGTVRVAIIDTGADLTHPDLLAARVVLAETIVNGNGTVTSSGVATMHDNDGHGTDVAGIAAATGNNAFGFTGVAYNSPLMIFRVFPDPPPGGCSPGSTSNLCTASGTDVAKAITDAVAGGAKVINLSLGGSGPDTAEDTAVANAISAGVVVVAASGNETLTTLDFPARDAGVIAVGASSLDDSNPSAPVESVASYSNYSAANPAAWGIVAPGGDPSGNTDNDDFHWIENIYSSTTGGNFCTNDRAGAPGDCRVLIAGTSMATPHVTGAVALMLSVNGGLTPSTVKTTLCSTARNINNTKSGCGRLDVYRAVAAAVNDPSP from the coding sequence GTGAAATTTAGGACCCGCCTGACTGCCGCCTTGACCGTCCTGGGGATGGCTATTTTGGCCGCCTGCGGTGGCGGCGGCGGCGGAAGCTCTGGTGGAGGCGGCGGCGGGGTGGTGCCTTCCGGCCCGACCCCAACAAACCCGGCCCCTTCCCCGACGAACACGAGCAGCGCGCTCGCGTCTTATGTGTGCCGCAGCAACGGCACGGCGCAGTCGATCGGCCATTCCACGAGCGTCGACACTGTTTCGCGCCGCATGCCCAACACGATCGCCGGCGCTGAAAACGAATACGTGCCGGGCGTCGTCGAAATCAAGTATCGCTCGCCGGTTCTGGCCGCCAACCGGGCCGAAGCCTCGCAGCTCATTCAGCGCGTCGGCGGAGAACTTCGCAGCGAGCTCGATGCAAGCGCGATCGGCGATCGGATTCAGGTCGTCCAAGTGAGTCCGGGCAACGAAGACGACGCCATTCGTCAATTGCGCGCGAGCTCGATTGTGGAAAGCGCTACGCGCTCCGCCGTTCGCCGCATGTCGTCCACGACGGCGAACTTCACCAACGATCCGTACTTCAACGGTTTTGCTCCGGCCAACACGCCGCCGTTCTACATGTCGGCAACCGTCCCGGGCATGTGGGACATGCACGTTATCTGCGCCGCCAACGCGTGGGGCTACGGAACTCCGAACACCACCGGGTCCATCAGTCCGGGCGCGCTCGGGGGAACGGTGAGGGTGGCCATTATCGACACCGGTGCGGACCTGACGCATCCGGATCTGTTGGCAGCGCGCGTGGTGCTTGCCGAAACGATCGTGAACGGCAACGGCACGGTGACGTCCAGCGGCGTCGCCACCATGCACGACAACGATGGCCACGGCACCGATGTGGCCGGCATTGCGGCCGCGACCGGCAACAATGCGTTCGGTTTTACCGGCGTTGCGTATAACTCGCCGCTGATGATCTTCAGAGTCTTTCCGGATCCGCCGCCCGGTGGATGCTCGCCGGGTTCGACGAGCAATCTCTGCACAGCCAGCGGAACCGACGTCGCCAAAGCGATTACGGATGCCGTCGCCGGCGGCGCGAAGGTGATCAATCTGAGCCTGGGCGGAAGTGGACCGGATACTGCCGAGGACACCGCCGTTGCGAACGCTATTTCGGCCGGCGTCGTCGTGGTCGCTGCTTCCGGAAACGAAACGCTAACGACCCTGGACTTCCCTGCACGAGATGCGGGCGTGATTGCGGTCGGCGCGTCGTCACTCGACGATTCAAACCCGAGCGCGCCGGTCGAGTCGGTCGCAAGCTACTCGAACTACAGCGCCGCCAATCCGGCGGCGTGGGGAATAGTGGCGCCTGGCGGCGATCCGTCCGGTAACACCGACAACGACGACTTCCACTGGATCGAGAACATCTACTCGAGCACGACCGGCGGCAACTTCTGTACGAACGATCGTGCTGGTGCGCCCGGTGATTGCCGCGTGCTGATTGCCGGCACGTCGATGGCGACGCCGCACGTCACCGGCGCGGTGGCGCTGATGCTCAGCGTCAACGGTGGGCTCACGCCATCGACGGTCAAAACTACGCTCTGCTCGACGGCGAGGAATATCAACAACACGAAATCGGGCTGCGGCAGGCTCGACGTCTATCGCGCCGTCGCGGCAGCCGTCAACGACCCGTCTCCCTAG
- a CDS encoding mannosyltransferase family protein, whose amino-acid sequence MHVSVQLDDSQRTLRIHSNALQALLAAGWAPLAGVAAAGFTLGFFAWYAFVVPLHDSTLTGAGLPLLLVIGLVGTIWAWQAYSDYFASRTGIKYQRSLQYDAIAWSVFVLLWLSFFLPLWLTHGGIRLFVYCAALFCISKLAVAARFNETVRDVTVDFLVTRFAIIVIAELAAVIIGQRAGTHVQESRTLLLAVWGRWDAVHYLDISINGYHGTDMAFFPLLPLLIAILAKFVGNHLVAGLIISNIAFFFALLFLYKLVEHEFDRTVARRAIFYISIFPTAVFFSAVYTESLFLMLTVASFYYMRERRWWLAGAIGLLASLTRVEGILLVVPFAIEWWSAYRDDLAAGARNLVPIVFIPLGLLIFMGYLWVLNGDPLYFTHVQAHWNRQLAAPWTSVGNSIHKILTAAGPQTVAQQVLELVFTALMIGVLAAGWRKLKPSYIAYMALSILMPLCTSSLMSMPRFALVLFPMFAILALWGGRPRVNNAIVALSLPLLGLFTVLFADWYWVA is encoded by the coding sequence ATGCACGTATCCGTGCAACTCGACGATTCACAACGCACTCTTCGCATCCATTCGAACGCGCTGCAAGCCTTACTTGCCGCGGGTTGGGCGCCGCTGGCGGGCGTTGCAGCCGCGGGCTTCACGCTTGGATTCTTTGCGTGGTACGCATTTGTCGTACCGCTGCACGATTCAACGCTCACCGGCGCGGGTCTGCCGCTACTGCTGGTGATCGGTTTGGTCGGCACCATCTGGGCATGGCAGGCGTACAGCGACTATTTTGCGTCCCGCACCGGCATCAAGTATCAGCGATCGCTGCAATACGACGCGATCGCGTGGTCGGTATTCGTTCTGTTATGGCTTTCGTTTTTTTTGCCGCTGTGGCTGACGCATGGCGGGATCCGTCTCTTCGTCTATTGCGCCGCGCTGTTCTGCATTTCGAAGTTGGCCGTGGCCGCGCGCTTTAACGAAACCGTCCGCGACGTTACCGTTGACTTTCTGGTCACGCGTTTCGCCATTATCGTCATCGCCGAACTGGCGGCGGTCATTATCGGCCAGCGCGCCGGAACGCACGTGCAAGAATCCCGCACGCTGCTTCTGGCCGTTTGGGGACGCTGGGACGCGGTTCACTACCTGGACATCTCGATTAACGGCTATCACGGCACGGACATGGCGTTCTTTCCGCTCCTTCCACTGCTGATCGCGATTCTGGCAAAGTTCGTCGGCAATCACCTGGTCGCAGGGCTCATCATCTCGAACATCGCGTTCTTCTTCGCGCTGCTCTTCCTTTATAAGCTGGTCGAGCACGAGTTCGACCGCACGGTGGCCCGGCGCGCGATCTTCTACATCTCGATCTTTCCGACGGCGGTCTTCTTCTCGGCCGTTTATACCGAGTCGCTCTTCCTCATGCTCACCGTTGCCTCGTTCTATTACATGCGCGAGCGCCGCTGGTGGCTGGCAGGTGCGATTGGACTCCTGGCGTCGCTAACGCGAGTCGAAGGGATTCTGCTGGTCGTGCCCTTTGCGATCGAGTGGTGGAGCGCGTATCGCGACGACCTGGCGGCGGGCGCGCGCAACCTCGTGCCGATTGTCTTTATCCCGCTCGGCTTGCTGATCTTCATGGGCTATCTCTGGGTCCTCAACGGCGATCCGCTCTACTTCACGCACGTCCAGGCGCATTGGAACCGGCAACTCGCCGCACCGTGGACATCGGTCGGAAACTCGATTCACAAGATTCTGACGGCGGCCGGACCGCAAACCGTCGCGCAGCAAGTGCTCGAACTGGTCTTTACCGCGTTGATGATCGGCGTGCTCGCGGCCGGATGGCGCAAGCTGAAGCCGTCGTACATCGCCTACATGGCGCTCTCCATTTTGATGCCGCTGTGCACGTCCAGCCTGATGAGCATGCCGCGCTTCGCGCTCGTGCTCTTTCCGATGTTCGCGATCTTAGCGCTTTGGGGCGGGCGGCCGCGGGTCAACAATGCCATCGTCGCGCTCTCCCTCCCGCTGCTCGGACTCTTCACCGTCTTATTTGCCGACTGGTATTGGGTTGCATAG
- a CDS encoding NAD+ synthase — translation MTLPVIEPQTGDFTQPPSINPALATEWLVAFLKDELIDGRGIERAVIGLSGGVDSAVTAFLCARALGPKNVFGIRMPYKHSSPGSLTDAHLVTEALGSNESTIDITAAADGYLQLEPEADGRRRGNVLARTRMLVLFDQSAKRRALPVGTGNKTERLLGYFTWHADDSPPVNPLGDLYKSQVWKLAEYLGVPKPLIEKAPSADLEANQTDEGDLGITYAKADAILARILEGYSNDQLVEHGFDRVEVEIVRGRLDGTHWKRHLPTTAMLSSTAINEFYLRPVDF, via the coding sequence GTGACGCTGCCGGTCATCGAGCCGCAAACCGGCGATTTCACTCAGCCGCCCTCGATAAACCCGGCGCTAGCCACGGAATGGCTCGTTGCCTTTTTAAAGGATGAGCTGATCGACGGCCGCGGCATCGAGCGCGCGGTTATCGGGCTCTCCGGCGGCGTGGACTCGGCGGTCACGGCATTTCTTTGCGCGCGCGCGTTAGGCCCGAAAAACGTCTTTGGTATTCGCATGCCGTACAAACATTCCAGCCCGGGCAGCCTGACCGACGCGCATCTCGTGACCGAAGCGCTGGGCAGCAACGAAAGCACGATCGACATCACGGCCGCCGCCGACGGTTATCTGCAACTCGAACCGGAGGCCGACGGACGCCGGCGCGGTAACGTCCTGGCGCGCACGCGCATGCTGGTGCTGTTCGATCAATCCGCCAAACGGCGCGCCTTGCCGGTCGGCACCGGAAACAAGACGGAACGACTGCTAGGGTATTTCACCTGGCACGCGGACGATTCGCCGCCGGTCAATCCGCTGGGCGATCTCTACAAGTCGCAAGTGTGGAAGCTCGCCGAGTATCTGGGCGTCCCCAAACCGCTCATCGAAAAAGCGCCGAGCGCGGATCTCGAGGCAAATCAAACCGACGAGGGCGATCTCGGGATCACCTACGCAAAAGCGGATGCGATTCTCGCGCGCATTTTGGAAGGTTACTCCAACGACCAACTCGTCGAACACGGCTTCGATCGCGTGGAAGTCGAGATCGTGCGCGGTCGCTTGGACGGCACGCATTGGAAACGCCATCTGCCGACGACCGCGATGCTTTCAAGCACGGCGATTAACGAATTTTATCTCCGCCCCGTGGACTTCTGA
- a CDS encoding dihydrolipoyl dehydrogenase, whose translation MKTRKKHDLIVVGAGSGGFAAARTARDLHADVALIDHGPLGGLCILRGCMPSKTLLASSDAITDMREAIELGIHAGDISIDFPHIMQRKHELIRSFADYRIEGLRQFPLYEGPARFISPHEVEVGGDVVLEAKKFIIATGSVVAPAAIPGLPEAGFIDSDAALELEKLPESLIVLGGGYTACELGQFFARMGVKTTIVIRSPHLLSGEDHDIGESLTEYFRGEGIEVHTTTQIVRASVRNGKKVAHIVHDGVDGEIEAEEFLYCLGRVPNIEGLNLAAAGVLEHNITGVKTDGTMRTNNPDFYAIGDVAGKHMLVHVAIYEGEVAARNALTGANEEADYSLTGAHTVFSDPQVAVVGHTERELQSKGVAYVKGAYDFAEHGKAQCIGKTKGFVKMMAAAGDGKILGAAVLGPHGSDLIHEMIVAMRYDATVAQFMCIPHLHPTLAEIWTYPAEECAAKLEMAGPGQIDPEVAL comes from the coding sequence TTGAAAACTCGCAAGAAGCACGACCTGATTGTCGTGGGCGCCGGCTCCGGCGGATTTGCCGCCGCGCGCACCGCGCGCGATCTTCACGCTGACGTAGCCCTGATCGACCATGGTCCGCTGGGCGGGTTGTGCATTTTACGCGGCTGCATGCCGAGCAAAACGCTGCTCGCGTCGAGCGACGCGATTACGGATATGCGCGAGGCGATCGAACTGGGAATTCACGCGGGCGACATCTCCATCGATTTCCCGCACATCATGCAGCGCAAGCACGAGTTGATTCGCAGCTTCGCGGACTACCGCATCGAAGGCTTGCGGCAATTTCCGCTCTACGAAGGCCCGGCGCGCTTCATCAGCCCGCATGAAGTCGAAGTGGGTGGTGATGTCGTGCTGGAGGCCAAGAAGTTCATCATCGCAACCGGCAGCGTCGTCGCGCCGGCGGCGATTCCCGGATTGCCCGAAGCCGGATTCATCGACAGCGACGCGGCGCTGGAATTGGAGAAGCTGCCCGAATCGCTGATCGTTCTGGGCGGCGGCTACACGGCGTGCGAGTTAGGGCAATTCTTCGCGCGCATGGGCGTGAAGACGACGATCGTGATCCGCAGCCCGCATTTGCTGTCCGGCGAAGATCACGATATCGGCGAAAGCCTGACGGAGTACTTCCGCGGCGAAGGGATCGAAGTGCATACCACCACGCAGATCGTGCGCGCGAGCGTCCGCAACGGCAAGAAGGTCGCGCACATCGTTCATGACGGCGTGGACGGCGAGATCGAAGCCGAAGAGTTTCTGTACTGCCTGGGGCGCGTGCCGAACATCGAGGGACTGAATCTCGCGGCGGCCGGCGTGCTGGAGCACAATATTACGGGCGTCAAGACCGACGGCACCATGCGTACCAACAACCCGGATTTCTACGCGATCGGCGATGTCGCCGGCAAACATATGCTGGTGCACGTCGCGATCTATGAAGGCGAAGTAGCTGCGCGCAATGCGCTAACGGGTGCTAACGAGGAAGCCGATTACTCGCTGACGGGCGCACACACGGTCTTCAGCGATCCGCAAGTCGCGGTGGTCGGGCATACCGAACGCGAACTGCAAAGCAAGGGCGTCGCGTACGTCAAGGGCGCGTACGACTTCGCCGAGCATGGCAAAGCGCAGTGCATCGGCAAGACCAAAGGGTTTGTGAAGATGATGGCCGCGGCAGGCGACGGCAAGATTCTGGGCGCGGCGGTGTTAGGTCCGCACGGTTCGGATCTGATTCACGAGATGATCGTGGCGATGCGCTACGACGCGACGGTGGCGCAGTTCATGTGCATTCCGCACTTGCACCCGACGCTCGCTGAGATTTGGACGTACCCGGCTGAAGAGTGCGCGGCCAAACTGGAGATGGCCGGCCCGGGTCAGATCGATCCCGAGGTAGCGCTCTAG
- a CDS encoding BlaI/MecI/CopY family transcriptional regulator codes for MPRQKAPNLTEVEQRLMEVLWSTGSGTVAEVLGAVKSPKAPAFNTVQTTLRILEQKGYVRHTEEGRAFRYYPKIDRTQASRSAMQTVVRRFFDGSPGALAMNLIQNERLSDEEIADLREMLSRAERSE; via the coding sequence GTGCCTCGACAAAAAGCCCCCAATCTCACCGAGGTCGAACAGCGCTTGATGGAAGTGCTGTGGTCGACCGGCAGCGGCACCGTCGCTGAGGTGCTCGGCGCGGTGAAGTCGCCGAAGGCGCCCGCATTTAACACGGTGCAGACGACCTTGCGCATCCTGGAACAAAAAGGTTACGTGCGCCACACGGAAGAGGGGCGCGCGTTTCGCTACTACCCGAAGATCGATCGTACGCAAGCCTCGCGCTCGGCCATGCAGACCGTGGTGCGGCGCTTCTTTGACGGCTCGCCCGGCGCGCTTGCGATGAACTTGATTCAGAACGAGCGGCTCAGCGACGAAGAGATCGCGGACCTGCGCGAGATGCTGTCACGCGCGGAGCGCTCCGAATGA
- a CDS encoding nitrilase-related carbon-nitrogen hydrolase has product MNVAIVQTKPRKGKYRENLQELRKVFAQVAAEPVDLIILPEAALTGYFLEGAVYELAMNAQAFADDLAAAWTEVNGDKSVDLVAGFYENDEGTYYNSAIYLQIAAREARIKHVHRKMFLPTYGVFDEERFLSRGHRLQTFETRFGCMAMLICEDSWHSIVPTLAAIKGARVLIVPSAAPGRGIEEGDELGSISRWRAILESTAGEHGVFLLYAGLAGFEGGKGMTGSSRIVNPRGQTIVEAPALGAQIIRATLDLREIDLARASLPLLGDLNAVLPDLLEDKSVR; this is encoded by the coding sequence GTGAACGTTGCGATCGTTCAGACCAAACCGCGCAAGGGCAAGTATCGCGAGAACTTGCAAGAGCTGCGAAAGGTGTTCGCGCAAGTGGCCGCCGAGCCCGTGGACCTCATCATTCTTCCGGAAGCGGCGCTGACCGGATACTTCTTGGAAGGCGCGGTCTACGAACTGGCGATGAACGCGCAGGCCTTCGCCGACGATTTGGCCGCCGCGTGGACTGAAGTAAACGGCGACAAAAGCGTTGACCTCGTCGCCGGTTTTTATGAAAACGATGAGGGCACGTACTACAACTCGGCAATCTACTTGCAGATCGCCGCGCGCGAGGCGCGCATCAAACACGTGCACCGCAAGATGTTTCTGCCGACGTACGGCGTCTTCGACGAAGAGCGTTTTCTGTCGCGCGGTCACCGGCTGCAAACCTTCGAGACGCGCTTCGGCTGTATGGCGATGCTCATTTGTGAGGACAGCTGGCATTCGATCGTGCCGACGCTGGCGGCCATCAAAGGTGCACGCGTGCTGATCGTTCCCAGTGCCGCGCCCGGCCGCGGGATTGAAGAAGGCGACGAACTGGGCAGCATCTCGCGCTGGCGCGCGATCCTCGAGTCAACCGCGGGCGAGCACGGTGTCTTCCTCTTATACGCGGGCTTAGCCGGCTTCGAAGGCGGCAAAGGCATGACCGGCTCGTCGCGGATCGTCAATCCGCGCGGCCAAACCATTGTTGAAGCGCCGGCGCTGGGCGCGCAGATCATCCGCGCGACGCTGGACCTGCGCGAGATCGATCTGGCGCGCGCGTCGCTGCCGCTGTTGGGCGATCTCAACGCGGTGCTGCCGGACTTGCTGGAAGATAAGAGCGTGCGGTGA
- a CDS encoding NAD(P)-dependent oxidoreductase, with the protein MINPYLPVGLNLAGRTCIVIGNDREAEQKSATLRETGADVRRIENPATLRDEDFVGAFLVISTPQDEALSARLRALADRERFLLCCIDQPKHGFVAMLAIAKAGPVRVAISTAGLAPRVGKLLKEGLQRAMDSRFARFVEHLAGEREKTKQQHPAPDESPARRSAMIEAARGFEADVKFHYPDWFE; encoded by the coding sequence ATGATTAACCCCTACTTACCGGTCGGCTTGAATCTCGCCGGCCGTACCTGCATCGTGATCGGAAACGATCGCGAAGCGGAGCAAAAAAGCGCAACGCTGCGCGAGACGGGCGCCGACGTGCGGCGGATCGAAAACCCGGCGACGCTCCGCGACGAGGATTTCGTCGGTGCGTTTCTGGTGATATCAACGCCGCAAGATGAAGCGCTCTCCGCCCGCCTGCGCGCGCTGGCGGATCGCGAACGCTTTCTGCTGTGCTGCATCGACCAGCCGAAGCACGGCTTCGTGGCGATGCTCGCGATCGCCAAGGCCGGCCCGGTGCGCGTCGCCATCTCAACCGCGGGCCTCGCGCCGCGCGTCGGCAAGCTTTTAAAGGAAGGGCTGCAGCGCGCCATGGACTCGCGCTTCGCGCGGTTCGTGGAGCACCTCGCCGGCGAACGCGAGAAGACGAAGCAGCAGCACCCGGCGCCGGACGAATCGCCCGCCCGCCGCAGCGCGATGATCGAAGCGGCGCGTGGCTTCGAGGCGGACGTTAAATTCCACTATCCCGACTGGTTCGAATAG
- the glpX gene encoding class II fructose-bisphosphatase — protein MISRTSTSPVNTLDFVKVTESAALAASRWMGRGERDKADGAAVERMREALGEMEISGRIVIGEGERDKAPMLYIGEEVGRGGFKVDIAVDPVEGTNLVANGLPNSIAVMAIGERGCLLNAPDTYMKKLAVGPKAGPFVHIDAPVRENIEAVANALEKPTSDVTVVILDRPRHAELVAQVREAGARIKLISDGDVDACIATAVPGTGIHVAMGTGGAPEGVLAAAALKCLGGMFMGKLEPRNDEEARRAHEMGIGDFSQVLTMNDLVKGEHLVFCATGITDGDLARGVRFFGNNARTHSIVMHSDGTLRFIESVHSLGARPQHNL, from the coding sequence ATGATCTCGCGTACGTCGACCAGCCCCGTCAATACCCTGGATTTTGTAAAGGTTACTGAAAGCGCGGCGCTCGCGGCGTCGCGTTGGATGGGCCGCGGCGAGCGCGACAAAGCGGACGGCGCGGCAGTCGAACGCATGCGCGAAGCGCTGGGCGAAATGGAGATCTCGGGCCGGATCGTGATCGGCGAGGGAGAGCGCGACAAAGCTCCGATGCTCTACATCGGCGAAGAAGTCGGCCGCGGCGGTTTTAAGGTAGACATCGCCGTCGATCCGGTTGAGGGTACGAACCTGGTAGCTAATGGTTTGCCGAACTCGATCGCCGTTATGGCAATCGGCGAGCGCGGCTGTCTGCTCAACGCGCCGGACACGTACATGAAGAAGCTCGCCGTTGGGCCGAAGGCAGGCCCGTTCGTGCACATCGACGCGCCCGTGCGCGAGAATATCGAAGCCGTGGCCAATGCGTTGGAAAAACCGACGAGCGATGTGACCGTCGTGATTCTCGATCGGCCGCGCCATGCGGAACTCGTGGCGCAAGTCCGCGAAGCCGGCGCACGCATCAAACTGATCTCGGACGGCGACGTTGACGCGTGCATCGCGACGGCCGTTCCGGGAACGGGCATTCACGTCGCGATGGGAACCGGAGGCGCGCCCGAAGGCGTGCTCGCGGCTGCGGCCTTGAAATGTTTGGGCGGGATGTTCATGGGCAAGCTCGAGCCGCGTAATGATGAGGAGGCGCGGCGCGCCCACGAAATGGGGATCGGCGACTTTTCGCAAGTCTTGACGATGAACGATCTCGTCAAAGGCGAGCATCTGGTCTTCTGCGCGACCGGCATCACCGACGGCGACTTGGCGCGCGGCGTACGCTTTTTCGGCAACAACGCGCGCACGCACTCAATCGTCATGCACTCGGACGGTACGCTGCGATTTATCGAATCCGTCCATAGTTTGGGAGCGCGGCCGCAGCATAACCTTTGA